Proteins found in one Pempheris klunzingeri isolate RE-2024b chromosome 6, fPemKlu1.hap1, whole genome shotgun sequence genomic segment:
- the LOC139202211 gene encoding ELAV-like protein 1 isoform X1, producing the protein MALRRGHIRYLKVCEVQTSQSDVRDGQHAAKGAPGKELYDNGYGEQVMEDEDARTNLIVNYLPQSMSQDELRSLFSSVGDVESAKLIRDKVAGHSLGYGFVNFVNPNDAERAISTLNGLRLQSKTIKVSFARPSSDMIKDANLYISGLPRTMSQQDLEDMFSRYGHIINSRVLVDQASGLSRGVAFIRFDKRSEAEDAVKHLNGHTPPGSSEPITVKFAANPNQARNSQMMSQMYHSQSRRFGGPVHHQAQRFRFSPMSVDHMGGGGGVTGNSSSGWCIFIYNLGQDADEAILWQMFGPFGAVVNVKVIRDFNTNKCKGFGFVTMTNYEEAAMAIHSLNGYRLGDKVLQVSFKTNKGHK; encoded by the exons ATGGCGTTAAGACGAGGACACATCAGGTACCTGAAG gtgtgTGAGGTTCAGACATCTCAGAGTGATGTCAGAGATGGTCAACACGCCGCCAAAGGAGCTCCTGGAAAG gAGCTGTACGATAACGGGTACGGCGAGCAGGTGATGGAGGATGAAGACGCCCGCACCAACCTGATCGTCAACTACCTGCCACAGAGCATGAGTCAGGACGAGCTGCGCAGCCTGTTCAGCAGCGTGGGCGACGTGGAGTCGGCCAAACTCATCCGGGACAAAGTGGCAG GCCACAGTTTAGGTTACGGCTTTGTTAACTTTGTTAACCCTAATGATGCAGAGAGGGCTATCAGTACCCTCAATGGCCTGAGGCTACAGTCTAAAACTATCAAG GTTTCCTTCGCTCGGCCAAGTTCAGACATGATCAAAGACGCCAATCTTTACATCAGTGGCCTGCCGAGGACCATGAGTCAGCAGGACCTGGAGGACATGTTCTCTCGCTACGGTCACATCATCAACTCCAGAGTGCTGGTCGACCAGGCCTCCG GTTTGTCTCGGGGAGTGGCCTTCATTCGCTTTGATAAGAGGTCCGAGGCTGAAGACGCAGTCAAACACCTGAATGGGCACACGCCCCCCGGCAGCTCTGAGCCAATCACGGTCAAGTTCGCGGCCAACCCAAATCAGGCCAGGAACTCgcagatgatgtcacagatgtACCACAGCCAATCACGGCGCTTTGGTGGACCTGTCCATCACCAGGCCCAGAGGTTCAG GTTTTCTCCAATGAGTGTCGACCACATGGGTGGCGGGGGAGGAGTCACAGGGAACTCGTCCAGCGGTTGGTGCATCTTCATCTATAACCTGGGTCAGGACGCCGACGAGGCCATCTTGTGGCAGATGTTCGGGCCATTTGGCGCCGTTGTCAACGTGAAAGTGATCAGAGATTTCAACACCAATAAGTGCAAAGGCTTCGGCTTCGTCACCATGACAAACTACGAGGAGGCTGCCATGGCGATCCACAGCCTGAACGGGTACCGCCTGGGAGACAAAGTCCTGCAGGTGTCCTTCAAGACCAACAAGGGACAcaagtga
- the LOC139202211 gene encoding ELAV-like protein 1 isoform X2: MIKDANLYISGLPRTMSQQDLEDMFSRYGHIINSRVLVDQASGLSRGVAFIRFDKRSEAEDAVKHLNGHTPPGSSEPITVKFAANPNQARNSQMMSQMYHSQSRRFGGPVHHQAQRFRFSPMSVDHMGGGGGVTGNSSSGWCIFIYNLGQDADEAILWQMFGPFGAVVNVKVIRDFNTNKCKGFGFVTMTNYEEAAMAIHSLNGYRLGDKVLQVSFKTNKGHK; the protein is encoded by the exons ATGATCAAAGACGCCAATCTTTACATCAGTGGCCTGCCGAGGACCATGAGTCAGCAGGACCTGGAGGACATGTTCTCTCGCTACGGTCACATCATCAACTCCAGAGTGCTGGTCGACCAGGCCTCCG GTTTGTCTCGGGGAGTGGCCTTCATTCGCTTTGATAAGAGGTCCGAGGCTGAAGACGCAGTCAAACACCTGAATGGGCACACGCCCCCCGGCAGCTCTGAGCCAATCACGGTCAAGTTCGCGGCCAACCCAAATCAGGCCAGGAACTCgcagatgatgtcacagatgtACCACAGCCAATCACGGCGCTTTGGTGGACCTGTCCATCACCAGGCCCAGAGGTTCAG GTTTTCTCCAATGAGTGTCGACCACATGGGTGGCGGGGGAGGAGTCACAGGGAACTCGTCCAGCGGTTGGTGCATCTTCATCTATAACCTGGGTCAGGACGCCGACGAGGCCATCTTGTGGCAGATGTTCGGGCCATTTGGCGCCGTTGTCAACGTGAAAGTGATCAGAGATTTCAACACCAATAAGTGCAAAGGCTTCGGCTTCGTCACCATGACAAACTACGAGGAGGCTGCCATGGCGATCCACAGCCTGAACGGGTACCGCCTGGGAGACAAAGTCCTGCAGGTGTCCTTCAAGACCAACAAGGGACAcaagtga